The following are encoded together in the Dickeya lacustris genome:
- a CDS encoding sigma factor-like helix-turn-helix DNA-binding protein, with translation MSETSTKNFPARHGAPWSKEEFQQLILAIEQGLTLNELTERHQRTSGGIHGAIKRLLPSEFCQNNNVGSASDLARYFNETQSQERACLINALCPSAAAEKKTEKKQDTGGGEHAALSCPVVSGASGKTPDEKQITDFVPSTEFLDYVASESDVIMLVSAAVESLSKERDRDILLMRLGTDEHPHTLAEIAAKCGVSRERVRQLQERAFKRLAGKSRYEGTPGAALKKLINAVSNSSYEIAIWVHRIVHRDFMTSSGLAAKFILCTAGIQKVKREEIVGFFSDISLLQKAKLAKLRELDRSRAAKERVESELSGWLNHTDWPTVIAPPPPAAQLSSQRIVNDSDIAGHFYSQKLARTVQYESGLELNIMTQLERSDQVSFYQEQPVAISYSFKDKLRKYYPDLLVATVDGRCLLVEVKPTDSMALSINRAKANAGRAWAHARGWGWLVVSDRHTLQQLEEHVIR, from the coding sequence ATGTCTGAAACCTCCACCAAAAACTTTCCTGCGCGCCACGGAGCTCCGTGGAGTAAAGAAGAGTTTCAGCAACTGATCCTGGCAATAGAGCAGGGTCTCACGTTAAATGAGCTCACCGAACGTCATCAGCGTACGTCTGGAGGGATACATGGCGCGATTAAGCGTTTGCTCCCCTCCGAATTTTGCCAGAACAACAATGTTGGTTCAGCGAGTGATCTGGCGCGCTATTTCAACGAAACACAAAGTCAAGAACGGGCATGTCTTATCAATGCCCTGTGTCCGTCTGCTGCCGCTGAAAAAAAAACGGAGAAAAAACAGGACACAGGGGGGGGCGAGCACGCCGCTTTGTCATGTCCCGTGGTGTCGGGAGCGAGCGGTAAAACACCAGATGAAAAGCAAATAACAGATTTCGTCCCCAGTACGGAATTTCTGGATTATGTAGCCAGTGAGTCTGATGTCATCATGCTGGTCAGTGCTGCTGTGGAGAGTTTATCTAAGGAACGCGATCGGGATATTCTTCTCATGCGTCTCGGCACGGATGAGCATCCTCATACACTCGCTGAGATCGCTGCCAAATGCGGCGTTTCCCGTGAAAGAGTGAGACAACTTCAGGAACGAGCCTTCAAGCGGCTAGCGGGTAAGTCTCGCTATGAGGGAACCCCCGGTGCTGCCCTTAAAAAGCTCATTAACGCAGTCAGCAATTCCTCGTATGAAATCGCGATATGGGTACATCGTATCGTTCACCGTGATTTTATGACGTCATCCGGACTGGCCGCGAAGTTTATTCTCTGCACTGCGGGTATTCAGAAGGTTAAGAGAGAGGAAATCGTGGGATTCTTCTCCGATATTTCACTGCTACAAAAGGCAAAGTTGGCAAAGTTACGCGAGCTGGACCGGAGTCGGGCTGCGAAAGAGAGAGTTGAATCTGAGCTCAGCGGCTGGTTAAACCATACAGACTGGCCCACAGTCATCGCTCCGCCGCCGCCAGCAGCACAGCTCTCTTCGCAGCGAATAGTCAATGATTCGGATATCGCCGGCCATTTTTACTCACAGAAGCTCGCACGCACCGTCCAGTACGAGTCCGGACTTGAACTCAATATCATGACGCAGTTGGAGCGTAGCGATCAGGTTTCCTTTTATCAGGAACAACCCGTTGCTATATCGTACAGTTTTAAAGACAAACTCCGAAAGTACTATCCAGACCTGCTCGTTGCGACCGTTGATGGTCGGTGCCTCCTTGTTGAAGTTAAGCCTACCGACAGCATGGCCTTAAGCATCAACCGTGCAAAAGCCAATGCGGGTCGGGCATGGGCGCACGCGCGAGGGTGGGGATGGTTGGTTGTAAGCGATCGACACACGTTACAGCAACTTGAAGAACACGTCATCCGGTAA
- a CDS encoding inovirus Gp2 family protein, with product MINNIRIDQSQAPFNEAYLSRMISVINNAVDEHPRTMAIRVDLHLPDDECNARQGLMSRFIESLDAKIEARYRSKQKQGKRTYSSHLRHLWVREVGEENQKSHYHVVLFVNNDTFNCLGSYDESGTGLASLIQAAWLSGLGLSNRPDYRTLVHFPENPLYYLDINAEDYRTIYDRLTFRVSYFAKERTKSYCREERSFGCSQR from the coding sequence ATGATAAATAACATTCGTATCGATCAGAGCCAGGCTCCGTTCAATGAGGCTTATCTGTCACGCATGATTAGCGTGATAAATAACGCAGTGGACGAGCATCCGCGCACCATGGCAATACGGGTAGATTTACACCTGCCAGATGATGAATGCAATGCACGTCAGGGCTTGATGTCCCGTTTCATTGAATCACTGGATGCAAAGATTGAAGCGCGATATCGGAGTAAGCAGAAACAAGGGAAACGAACCTATTCCAGCCACCTGCGTCATCTCTGGGTACGCGAAGTTGGAGAGGAAAATCAGAAGTCGCATTATCATGTGGTCTTGTTCGTTAACAACGATACCTTTAATTGTCTTGGAAGTTATGACGAAAGCGGTACGGGGTTAGCATCGTTGATACAGGCCGCATGGCTGAGTGGGTTAGGCCTGAGTAACCGACCCGACTATCGAACACTGGTACACTTCCCTGAAAACCCTCTCTATTATCTGGATATCAACGCTGAAGATTATCGAACGATTTATGATCGACTGACGTTCAGGGTTAGCTACTTCGCCAAAGAGCGAACCAAATCGTATTGCAGGGAAGAACGGTCGTTTGGGTGCAGTCAGCGTTGA
- a CDS encoding AAA family ATPase, producing MRIKFVEITNFRKLKCMHLNFDKKTTILVGANNSGKTSAMLALRIFLLSPNSLALRDVTIANWTKIDLLGDEWEVDREPTVDLNALLPSLDVWLDVPLSEIQHVVNILPTLDWSGGMLGVRLSYRVKDLDELKTEYLIQRSAARDASVSGPDGKRTKIALWPGSLTEFLDRRLRAHLELVAYPLDPTAVTMPGHDGLATPQILPANVLAFDHPPFKNLIKIDEIAAQRDFADAGSKDGGEDKSETANRRFKRRLSDQLRSYYDRHLDPSKTPSEKDYEALGAIQAAERSFDARLEAGFAAAFEELEDLGYPGMNNPKLKISTLLRATDGMKHGSSVQYQVADPLGDGTKTLKLPEDYSGLGYQNLIAMVFMLMGFRDEWMRVKKAGLLEGSDVSHEIQPLHLVLVEEPEAHLHAQVQQVFINKAYGLLRKHDDLGDSDTYCTQLIVSTHSSHVAHEADFANLRYFRRRPAASKGETPTTTVANLSHIFGNGDETKRFVKRYLKATHCDLFFADGVIFVEGQAERILVPHFIRHHFPELSRRYITLLELGGSHAHKFRDLVDVLGVATLIISDLDATMAVKITDKNGNGTTRWKSARPEQGKEQQTANSVLKEWHPGKVSIDELIALPPEGHASTTGSGYELYVAYQKPVKVPSDGDTLIIPRTFEDALIIENLATVANVEGSVTSKKICEIVTQDLAGDDLENELFDLLKTAEKAAFALDCLMLEDPKALKPPSYIAAGLKWFESAVGNDVMNNEIKAGPVHDND from the coding sequence GTGCGAATTAAATTCGTTGAAATTACGAATTTTCGAAAACTGAAGTGCATGCATTTAAACTTCGATAAGAAAACGACGATTCTTGTTGGCGCTAATAATAGTGGCAAAACTTCGGCAATGCTGGCACTACGCATTTTTCTACTTTCACCGAACAGTCTGGCACTACGTGATGTAACGATTGCCAACTGGACAAAAATTGATCTCTTGGGTGATGAGTGGGAGGTAGATAGGGAGCCAACAGTCGATCTTAATGCGCTTCTTCCTTCACTCGATGTATGGCTTGATGTACCGCTTAGCGAGATCCAACATGTTGTGAATATTCTCCCTACGTTGGATTGGTCCGGCGGCATGCTGGGTGTGCGGCTTTCTTATCGGGTTAAAGACCTAGACGAACTCAAAACTGAGTATCTCATACAGCGTTCAGCTGCGCGGGATGCATCAGTATCTGGACCGGATGGAAAAAGAACCAAGATCGCGTTATGGCCGGGCAGCCTGACTGAGTTTCTAGACCGTAGGTTACGGGCACATCTTGAACTCGTGGCCTATCCTCTCGACCCAACTGCGGTAACGATGCCAGGGCATGATGGCCTTGCGACACCACAAATACTGCCAGCGAATGTGCTTGCGTTCGACCATCCTCCATTTAAAAACCTTATCAAGATCGATGAAATTGCCGCACAGCGTGACTTCGCCGATGCTGGGAGCAAGGATGGTGGTGAAGATAAGAGCGAGACTGCTAATCGCAGATTCAAGCGCCGTCTATCAGACCAGCTTCGTTCTTATTACGATCGCCATCTCGACCCGTCGAAAACGCCTTCGGAAAAAGACTACGAGGCACTGGGAGCGATCCAAGCTGCTGAGCGTAGTTTTGACGCCCGTCTGGAAGCCGGATTCGCCGCAGCCTTTGAAGAACTCGAAGACTTGGGTTATCCCGGCATGAATAACCCCAAACTAAAAATCTCGACGCTTCTTCGTGCGACGGATGGGATGAAACATGGCTCCTCGGTACAGTATCAAGTTGCTGACCCCTTGGGCGATGGAACCAAGACGCTCAAACTTCCAGAAGACTATTCTGGGCTTGGTTATCAGAACTTGATCGCCATGGTGTTTATGCTGATGGGGTTCCGTGACGAATGGATGCGAGTCAAAAAGGCTGGCCTCCTCGAAGGTTCGGATGTGTCACATGAGATTCAGCCTCTGCACCTCGTGCTCGTTGAAGAGCCCGAGGCACATCTTCATGCTCAGGTTCAGCAGGTCTTCATTAACAAAGCATATGGTCTCCTCAGGAAACATGACGATCTTGGTGATAGCGATACCTATTGCACCCAACTGATTGTTAGTACCCATTCGAGTCATGTCGCTCATGAAGCGGATTTCGCCAATTTGCGGTATTTCCGTCGTCGACCTGCTGCGAGCAAGGGAGAAACACCAACAACAACGGTCGCTAATCTTTCACATATTTTCGGTAATGGTGATGAAACTAAGCGCTTTGTAAAACGGTATCTCAAGGCTACGCATTGCGATCTTTTTTTTGCTGATGGGGTCATATTTGTTGAAGGGCAGGCTGAGCGTATTCTTGTACCTCACTTCATTCGTCATCATTTCCCAGAACTATCAAGGCGCTATATTACATTACTTGAACTCGGTGGTAGCCACGCGCATAAATTTCGCGATCTGGTAGATGTGCTCGGTGTTGCGACGTTGATTATCAGCGATCTTGACGCGACGATGGCAGTCAAGATAACTGACAAGAATGGTAATGGAACGACGCGCTGGAAATCAGCACGTCCCGAACAAGGTAAAGAGCAACAGACAGCAAACTCTGTGCTGAAAGAGTGGCATCCCGGAAAGGTTTCGATCGACGAACTAATCGCATTGCCTCCAGAGGGGCATGCATCGACGACGGGCAGTGGCTATGAACTTTACGTCGCCTACCAAAAGCCTGTTAAGGTTCCATCTGATGGGGATACTTTGATCATACCCCGGACATTTGAGGATGCGCTGATCATTGAAAACCTTGCCACGGTGGCGAATGTCGAAGGCTCAGTCACATCAAAAAAGATCTGTGAAATAGTGACACAAGATCTCGCGGGTGATGATCTTGAAAATGAACTGTTCGATTTGCTAAAAACTGCTGAGAAGGCGGCGTTTGCGCTCGATTGTTTGATGCTCGAAGATCCCAAGGCATTGAAACCACCGAGCTATATCGCTGCCGGTCTTAAATGGTTTGAAAGCGCTGTTGGTAACGATGTAATGAATAACGAAATCAAGGCGGGGCCAGTTCATGATAACGATTGA
- a CDS encoding UvrD-helicase domain-containing protein, producing the protein MITIETAPPDFDDGADTQIRACLNPSAPRSFFLYASAGSGKTRSLKNALDTFRTEHGALFRRLGKKIAVITYTNAAADEIAERVGEDSLFPISTIHSFCWRHIETYHRDIQEWLLNTLPTNLAELREKQAKGRAGKASMDRERAIASIMRRLEWLSVPRRFTYNPNGDNYGQDSLSHTEVLKITASFIETKPSMQAVLVNKYPFLLIDESQDTNKGLLEAFFTLATTNKGKFGLGLFGDTMQRIFLDGHPELERLVPEDWARPVKRLNHRSPQRVIALGNVLRAPIDSQSQVARDDSEVGFVRLFVAPNDILDKPEFELHVRERMATLCNDSDWRNGAAIKSLTLEHHMAASRCGFLDMFQALDRDSRLSTGLRTGELAGIRLFTERVAPLIAAARADDRFAVMAHLRATSPLLKRVVIANSPTPEDPLQPIRSAVDALLALNTEQSSTTFLSVLKCIAEHQLFEIPSALRPFVLGDITMEENEQINDDDEPDSEEESVGQSPSSLEAWREFLETPYNQTIPFSEYVSDRGPFGTHQGVKGLEFERVLVILDDSDARGFLFSYDKLFEAKPLLDTDRKHLSDATDSGIIRTRRLLYVTCTRAKKSLALVAYTENPDAFIAAAVRNHWFTVDEIERL; encoded by the coding sequence ATGATAACGATTGAGACGGCACCACCTGATTTTGACGACGGAGCTGACACGCAAATTCGTGCTTGCCTAAATCCTTCCGCCCCTAGAAGTTTTTTCCTCTATGCAAGTGCTGGTTCTGGAAAAACACGTTCGTTGAAAAATGCGCTTGATACGTTTCGCACCGAGCATGGCGCGTTGTTTCGACGTTTGGGCAAGAAAATTGCGGTGATCACGTATACGAATGCGGCGGCCGATGAGATCGCTGAACGTGTTGGTGAGGATTCTTTATTTCCGATTTCGACGATCCACAGTTTTTGCTGGCGGCATATTGAAACCTACCATAGGGATATCCAAGAATGGCTTCTCAACACGCTCCCGACCAATCTTGCTGAACTACGCGAGAAGCAAGCGAAAGGGCGTGCCGGTAAAGCATCTATGGATCGCGAACGCGCGATTGCTTCAATAATGCGACGTCTTGAATGGCTCAGTGTGCCAAGACGTTTCACCTACAACCCTAACGGCGACAATTATGGTCAGGATTCACTATCGCATACTGAGGTACTAAAGATAACGGCTTCATTCATTGAGACAAAACCATCAATGCAGGCAGTTCTTGTCAACAAATATCCTTTTCTGCTTATCGACGAGAGCCAGGATACTAATAAGGGATTACTTGAAGCATTCTTTACGCTCGCAACTACGAACAAAGGAAAATTCGGTCTGGGGTTGTTCGGTGATACCATGCAGCGGATCTTCCTTGACGGCCATCCCGAGTTGGAACGCCTCGTACCAGAGGATTGGGCGCGTCCGGTCAAACGTTTGAACCATCGCTCGCCTCAGCGTGTCATTGCGCTAGGCAACGTGTTGCGAGCACCGATTGATAGCCAAAGCCAGGTGGCGCGTGATGACAGTGAAGTTGGCTTTGTCCGTCTTTTCGTCGCACCCAATGATATTTTAGACAAACCAGAATTTGAGCTGCATGTCCGTGAGCGGATGGCAACTCTATGCAACGATTCTGATTGGCGCAACGGAGCTGCGATCAAATCACTCACTCTAGAACACCACATGGCGGCATCAAGATGTGGTTTCCTTGACATGTTCCAAGCCTTGGATCGGGATTCTCGTTTGTCGACAGGGCTACGAACCGGTGAGTTAGCTGGCATTAGGTTGTTCACTGAACGTGTTGCTCCACTCATCGCTGCGGCGCGTGCCGATGACAGATTCGCGGTTATGGCCCATCTGCGAGCAACATCTCCGCTTCTTAAGCGTGTAGTCATTGCCAATAGCCCTACTCCAGAAGATCCGCTACAACCGATACGCTCTGCTGTGGATGCGCTGCTTGCCCTCAACACTGAACAATCCAGTACTACCTTCCTCTCAGTGTTGAAATGCATTGCTGAGCACCAGTTATTCGAAATCCCATCGGCATTGCGCCCCTTTGTCCTCGGTGATATCACAATGGAGGAGAACGAGCAGATCAACGATGATGATGAGCCAGATAGCGAAGAGGAGTCAGTTGGGCAGTCACCTTCGAGTCTAGAGGCTTGGCGAGAATTTTTAGAAACTCCGTACAACCAGACTATCCCATTCTCAGAGTATGTAAGTGATCGTGGGCCGTTCGGAACCCACCAGGGCGTGAAAGGCCTTGAGTTTGAACGTGTGCTAGTGATCCTAGATGACAGCGATGCGCGTGGGTTTTTATTTTCATATGACAAATTATTCGAGGCCAAACCTTTATTGGATACGGACCGCAAACATCTTTCTGATGCGACGGATAGCGGAATCATACGCACGCGCCGCCTCTTGTATGTCACGTGTACTCGCGCAAAAAAAAGCTTGGCTCTGGTCGCTTATACCGAAAATCCTGATGCTTTTATCGCTGCGGCTGTTCGTAACCACTGGTTCACTGTCGATGAGATTGAGCGATTGTGA